One part of the Chryseobacterium mulctrae genome encodes these proteins:
- a CDS encoding class I SAM-dependent methyltransferase: MHSWHSNKEIQNYINANLTADLHSLLLKKSPFSEVSMQEIVQQIKGKQVAQKKFPFLLQDGIVFPPQLNLEQSSSEKTALYKSEILKGNKFIDLTSGFGIDAYYLSKNFDEITLVEQNKELLDIVKHNWNVLGKKASFINLKMEDFLNENKENFDVIYLDPARRDQNKNKVFLLEDLSPNVLEIQDQLLSISEEVIIKLSPLIDLKYLISVLKNISKIEIIAVKNDVKEIVVFLSKNYSGEIICKCINLESDEKDFSFEINAEKHSEAEYSEPQKFIYIPNNTILKAGIFNLISEQFKLKKLHPNTHLYTSDVKIEDFPGRILEMEMIDSKQIKKKEQFNLISKNYPLKPEEIKKKYQLKDGGNQYLIFTQSKKGKIILKSV; encoded by the coding sequence GTTTCTATGCAGGAAATTGTTCAGCAGATTAAAGGAAAACAGGTTGCTCAGAAAAAGTTTCCATTTCTTTTACAAGACGGAATTGTTTTTCCGCCACAACTTAATCTTGAACAGTCTTCTTCAGAAAAAACAGCTCTTTATAAATCAGAAATTTTAAAAGGAAACAAATTTATCGATTTAACGAGCGGTTTTGGAATTGATGCCTATTATTTATCGAAAAATTTTGATGAGATTACTTTAGTTGAACAAAATAAAGAACTTTTAGATATTGTAAAGCATAATTGGAATGTTTTAGGCAAGAAAGCAAGCTTTATTAACTTAAAAATGGAAGATTTTCTTAATGAAAACAAAGAAAATTTTGATGTAATTTACCTTGATCCCGCACGAAGAGATCAGAATAAAAATAAAGTTTTTCTGCTTGAAGATCTTTCACCAAATGTTTTGGAAATTCAGGATCAATTGCTGTCTATTTCGGAAGAAGTAATTATAAAACTCTCGCCTTTAATTGATTTAAAATATCTGATTTCGGTTTTAAAAAACATTTCTAAAATTGAAATTATCGCCGTTAAAAATGATGTAAAAGAGATTGTGGTTTTTCTTTCTAAAAATTATTCAGGAGAAATTATTTGTAAATGTATTAATCTTGAAAGCGATGAAAAAGATTTTAGTTTTGAAATAAATGCTGAAAAACATTCAGAAGCTGAATATTCAGAACCTCAAAAATTTATTTATATTCCGAATAATACCATTCTCAAAGCAGGGATTTTCAATCTGATTTCAGAACAGTTTAAACTTAAAAAACTACATCCGAATACCCATTTATATACTTCGGATGTTAAAATTGAAGATTTTCCAGGAAGAATTTTAGAAATGGAAATGATTGATTCAAAACAGATTAAAAAGAAAGAACAGTTTAATCTGATTTCAAAAAATTATCCTTTAAAACCTGAAGAAATCAAGAAGAAATATCAGTTGAAAGATGGCGGAAATCAATATCTTATTTTTACACAATCCAAAAAAGGTAAAATAATATTAAAATCAGTCTAA
- a CDS encoding dipeptidase: MQETLNYINENKQRFVDELFELLRIPSISADPAYSNDVLKCAEVCAEHLKNAGADNVEICKTKGYPIVFGEKLIDANLPTVLVYGHYDVQPADPLELWKKPPFEPYIEKTDLHPEGAIFARGSADDKGQFFMQVKAFEAMMQTNSLPCNVKFILEGEEEVGSISLGDWVNENKEKLSCDCILISDTHIYSNEQPTVTTGLRGLSYVEVEIEGPNRDLHSGLYGGAVPNPIHVLSRMIAKLIDEDGQITIDGFYDNVETVSDEERAEMNKLKDNPAEFKKSIGLNDVEGEKGYTTLERTSIRPTLDCNGIWGGYTGEGAKTVIPSKASAKISMRLVPYQTPEEITEKFTKYFEKIAPANVRVKVTPHHGGMPYVLPTDTKEYLAAKNAMQTAFGKEVLPYRGGGSIPITSMFEQVLGAKSVLMGFGLDSDAIHSPNEHYGLFNFYKGIESIPMFFENYSKS, translated from the coding sequence ATGCAAGAAACATTAAATTACATCAACGAAAACAAACAGCGTTTCGTAGATGAATTGTTTGAGTTACTTAGAATTCCTTCTATTTCTGCCGATCCGGCTTACAGCAACGACGTTTTAAAATGTGCTGAAGTTTGTGCAGAACACCTTAAAAATGCAGGAGCGGATAATGTTGAAATATGCAAAACAAAAGGATATCCTATCGTTTTCGGTGAAAAACTAATTGATGCAAATCTTCCGACAGTTTTGGTATACGGTCATTACGATGTACAGCCTGCAGATCCTTTGGAACTATGGAAAAAACCACCTTTTGAGCCTTATATTGAGAAAACTGATCTTCATCCTGAAGGTGCGATCTTTGCAAGAGGTTCAGCAGATGATAAAGGACAGTTTTTTATGCAGGTGAAAGCTTTTGAAGCAATGATGCAAACTAATTCTCTGCCTTGTAATGTAAAGTTTATCTTAGAAGGAGAGGAAGAGGTAGGTTCTATAAGCCTAGGAGATTGGGTAAATGAGAATAAAGAAAAGCTTTCTTGTGATTGCATATTGATTTCAGATACTCATATTTACAGTAACGAACAACCAACAGTTACAACTGGTTTAAGAGGTTTAAGCTATGTGGAAGTTGAAATTGAAGGACCAAACAGAGATTTGCATTCAGGACTTTATGGAGGTGCAGTTCCGAATCCTATTCATGTGCTTTCAAGAATGATTGCAAAATTAATTGATGAGGACGGACAAATCACAATTGATGGTTTTTATGACAACGTAGAAACTGTTTCTGATGAAGAAAGAGCTGAAATGAATAAGCTGAAAGATAATCCTGCAGAATTTAAAAAATCGATTGGTTTAAATGATGTGGAAGGTGAAAAAGGATATACAACTTTAGAGAGAACTTCAATCCGTCCTACACTAGATTGCAACGGAATTTGGGGTGGTTATACAGGTGAAGGCGCAAAAACGGTAATTCCGTCTAAAGCTTCAGCTAAAATTTCGATGCGTTTAGTACCTTATCAGACTCCTGAAGAAATTACAGAAAAGTTTACAAAATATTTTGAGAAAATTGCTCCTGCAAATGTAAGAGTAAAAGTTACCCCACATCACGGTGGAATGCCTTATGTTTTACCAACTGATACTAAAGAGTATTTGGCTGCTAAAAATGCAATGCAAACTGCTTTCGGAAAAGAAGTTCTTCCATATAGAGGAGGTGGAAGTATCCCAATTACCTCAATGTTTGAGCAGGTTTTAGGAGCTAAATCAGTGTTGATGGGATTTGGTTTAGATTCTGATGCGATCCATTCTCCAAACGAGCATTATGGATTGTTTAATTTCTATAAAGGAATTGAGAGTATCCCAATGTTTTTTGAGAATTATTCGAAGTCTTAA
- a CDS encoding T9SS-dependent choice-of-anchor J family protein, which produces MKKILLLSALLGLGLLNAQSTLFQENWDGQGPGIGSWTLYNVDGLTPIDPFDANNDGLPALVTNAWNVLSLTQIQNSGPNLATYTYPAGATGMAGNVAVANSWYDPAGTANDWLVSPQINIPAGATGVNLTWSATSMGAAAYLENYKVYISTTGNQVANFTTILKTVTNESVTGTYHTVNLNSYVGQNVYIAFRDDSNDEYIMLLDNIKVTSANTLATNDIVKKQTYFSPNPTSDFLNIKTNSKINAVSVADLTGKKVNVKLDGDKVDVRSLPAGTYLINIETKDGVSTEKFIKK; this is translated from the coding sequence ATGAAAAAAATTTTACTATTAAGCGCCCTTTTAGGGTTAGGATTATTGAATGCTCAATCAACCCTTTTTCAAGAAAATTGGGATGGTCAAGGTCCAGGAATTGGCTCATGGACTCTTTATAATGTAGATGGTCTTACACCAATTGATCCTTTTGATGCTAATAACGATGGATTGCCAGCTCTTGTTACAAATGCTTGGAATGTTTTGTCATTAACTCAAATTCAAAACTCTGGACCAAACTTGGCTACATATACCTATCCAGCAGGAGCAACAGGTATGGCAGGTAATGTAGCAGTAGCAAATTCTTGGTATGATCCGGCAGGTACGGCAAATGATTGGCTTGTATCTCCACAAATTAATATTCCGGCAGGAGCAACAGGTGTAAACTTAACATGGTCGGCAACTAGTATGGGTGCAGCTGCATATTTAGAGAATTATAAAGTATATATTTCTACTACAGGTAACCAAGTTGCAAATTTTACTACAATTTTGAAAACAGTAACTAATGAATCAGTTACTGGAACGTATCACACAGTTAATCTTAATTCATATGTAGGGCAGAATGTTTATATAGCTTTCAGAGATGACAGTAATGACGAATACATAATGTTATTAGATAATATTAAAGTAACATCTGCAAATACGCTTGCAACAAATGATATTGTAAAAAAACAAACGTATTTTTCTCCCAATCCAACTTCTGATTTTTTAAATATCAAAACTAACTCTAAAATTAATGCAGTTTCTGTTGCAGATCTTACAGGTAAAAAAGTGAATGTAAAATTAGATGGTGATAAAGTAGACGTTAGAAGTCTTCCTGCAGGAACTTATTTAATCAATATTGAAACAAAAGATGGTGTTTCTACGGAAAAATTCATCAAAAAATAA
- a CDS encoding T9SS type A sorting domain-containing protein: MKKYYFLGLIVSTLGLKSQTIIFNQPTTTTDGIVSDVLSNGNFVAAADDFTLPLTSKITKIKVQGFQNQSNLETTIGTGAVLYIYANNAGSPAGIPNNPAVAPIASININKGAAGYNLVKNSSNYTYEIDFTAALSTPVILQQNTVYWLVFAPKTSLTAYTAATRFNWFAGQVAGNAAKLVDPSDAFGAGATTWTDISALTPSAALDGLAFSIEGETAVLGTSELYSSTTDLIISPNPTTDYLQIKSKTDIRNIEIFDITGRKVNAVLNNDKIDVRNLQAGSYIINIETKEGKKTKKFIKK; encoded by the coding sequence ATGAAGAAATATTACTTCCTTGGCCTAATAGTTTCTACTTTAGGTCTAAAATCACAAACAATTATTTTTAATCAACCTACAACCACGACAGATGGTATTGTCTCTGACGTGCTGTCAAATGGGAATTTTGTAGCAGCAGCTGATGATTTTACACTCCCTTTGACAAGTAAAATTACTAAAATAAAGGTTCAAGGGTTTCAGAATCAATCAAATTTAGAAACAACGATAGGTACAGGTGCAGTGCTCTATATCTATGCGAATAATGCTGGTAGTCCAGCTGGAATTCCTAATAATCCAGCAGTAGCTCCAATAGCAAGTATAAATATTAATAAAGGAGCTGCAGGTTATAATTTAGTAAAAAACAGTAGTAATTATACTTATGAAATTGATTTTACTGCAGCTTTAAGTACTCCTGTAATTTTACAGCAAAATACAGTATATTGGTTAGTTTTTGCTCCAAAAACAAGTTTGACAGCATATACTGCTGCAACGAGGTTTAACTGGTTTGCTGGCCAAGTAGCTGGAAATGCGGCTAAACTTGTAGACCCAAGCGATGCTTTTGGAGCGGGAGCGACTACATGGACTGATATTTCTGCACTTACTCCTAGTGCAGCTCTTGACGGTCTTGCTTTTTCTATTGAGGGTGAAACTGCAGTTTTAGGAACAAGTGAGTTGTATAGCTCAACAACAGATCTGATTATTTCTCCTAATCCTACAACTGATTATTTACAAATCAAATCTAAAACTGATATTAGAAATATTGAAATTTTTGACATAACTGGCAGAAAAGTTAATGCTGTATTAAATAATGATAAGATAGATGTGAGAAATCTACAGGCAGGAAGCTATATTATTAACATTGAAACTAAAGAAGGGAAGAAAACTAAAAAATTCATCAAAAAATAA
- a CDS encoding electron transfer flavoprotein subunit beta/FixA family protein, with protein MKILVCISSVPDTTSKINFTADKSAFDKNGIQWVINPLDEFALTKAIKLQESQGATVTVLNVGDAGTEPVIRKALAIGANDGVRVNLDPKDSYSTAKEIASVAQNGGYDLILCGKESIDYNGGSVPGMVAQLLNQPFVNASVGLDVNGAEATAVREIEGGKETISVKLPAVIAGQKGLVDEKDLIIPNMRGIMSARTKPLQVVEPTSSEVKVQGVSYDSVPPRAAVKIVSPDNLDELVRLLHEEAKVI; from the coding sequence ATGAAAATATTAGTTTGCATCAGTAGTGTTCCGGATACTACTTCAAAAATCAATTTTACAGCAGATAAATCTGCATTCGACAAAAACGGAATTCAGTGGGTAATCAATCCGTTAGACGAATTCGCATTAACGAAAGCAATTAAATTACAAGAATCTCAGGGAGCAACTGTTACGGTTTTAAACGTAGGAGATGCTGGAACTGAGCCGGTAATCAGAAAAGCTTTGGCAATTGGTGCAAATGACGGAGTAAGAGTAAATCTTGACCCGAAAGACAGCTATTCTACAGCGAAAGAAATTGCTTCTGTAGCTCAGAATGGAGGATACGACTTAATTCTTTGTGGTAAAGAATCGATTGATTACAATGGAGGTTCTGTTCCTGGAATGGTTGCTCAGTTGTTGAATCAGCCTTTTGTAAACGCTTCTGTTGGTTTAGATGTGAACGGAGCTGAGGCGACTGCAGTAAGAGAAATTGAAGGAGGTAAAGAAACTATTTCTGTGAAATTACCTGCTGTAATTGCTGGACAGAAAGGATTAGTTGACGAAAAAGATTTGATTATTCCAAACATGAGAGGAATTATGTCTGCAAGAACAAAACCTTTGCAGGTTGTAGAGCCTACTTCTTCTGAAGTGAAAGTTCAGGGAGTTTCTTATGACTCTGTTCCACCAAGAGCAGCTGTGAAAATCGTTTCTCCGGATAATTTAGATGAGTTGGTAAGACTTCTTCACGAGGAAGCTAAAGTTATTTAA
- a CDS encoding electron transfer flavoprotein subunit alpha/FixB family protein — MAVFVYAENINGVYKKAAFEAVSYAKAVADQVGDTVTAISVNPTDSSDLLYKYGATNLINIKDEGLKNFSAKAYAQAVSEVADGNILVFPHTTDASSVAPMLAVMKNYSLITNVLEAPESQSPFQVKRKAFSGKGFMHAKAEGTGVILTVSQNAFGVKENAVSGSEEVKNLSIANEDTKVISHEQSAGKLDLKEAEVVVSAGRGMKGPENWGMVEDLANVLGAATACSKPVSDIGWRPHTEHVGQTGKAIAPNLYIAIGISGAIQHLAGVNSSKTIVVINSDAEAPFFKSADYGVVGDAFQIIPALTEKIKALKG, encoded by the coding sequence ATGGCAGTATTCGTATACGCAGAAAATATAAACGGTGTTTACAAGAAAGCAGCTTTTGAAGCAGTTTCTTATGCTAAAGCAGTGGCAGATCAGGTGGGTGATACCGTTACGGCAATCTCTGTAAACCCAACAGATTCTTCAGATTTATTGTATAAATATGGAGCAACAAACTTAATCAACATTAAAGACGAAGGTCTTAAAAATTTCTCAGCAAAAGCTTATGCACAAGCTGTAAGTGAAGTTGCAGACGGAAATATCCTTGTTTTTCCTCACACAACAGATGCTTCTTCTGTAGCACCAATGTTGGCTGTAATGAAGAATTATTCTTTAATTACTAATGTTTTGGAAGCTCCGGAAAGTCAGTCTCCGTTTCAGGTGAAAAGAAAAGCTTTCTCTGGGAAAGGTTTCATGCATGCAAAAGCTGAAGGAACAGGAGTAATTCTTACTGTTTCTCAAAATGCTTTCGGTGTTAAAGAAAATGCAGTTTCTGGTTCAGAAGAGGTGAAAAATCTTTCTATTGCTAATGAAGATACTAAAGTAATTTCTCACGAGCAGAGTGCAGGTAAATTAGACTTGAAAGAAGCTGAAGTAGTAGTTTCTGCAGGTAGAGGAATGAAAGGTCCTGAAAACTGGGGAATGGTAGAAGATTTAGCAAATGTTTTGGGTGCTGCAACAGCTTGTTCAAAGCCGGTTTCAGACATCGGATGGAGACCTCACACAGAGCACGTAGGTCAAACTGGTAAAGCAATTGCACCTAATCTTTATATTGCAATTGGTATTTCTGGAGCAATTCAGCATTTAGCTGGAGTAAACTCTTCTAAAACAATCGTGGTAATCAACAGTGATGCTGAAGCTCCGTTCTTCAAATCGGCTGATTACGGTGTTGTAGGGGATGCTTTCCAGATTATCCCTGCATTAACTGAGAAAATTAAAGCACTTAAAGGATAG
- a CDS encoding bifunctional nuclease family protein, which yields MDYKQLIIRGISYSQTQSGAYALLLEHEETNIKLPVVIGNFEAQSISLGLEKDIHPPRPLTHDLFTKFIISTNYKLVSVIIYQIVDGVFFSNINFKNSETEEELILDARTSDAVAMAVRFDAPIYTTQQVLNEAGILLELEEVAKEEETFSETVQPEDSLTSVSMEELQKLLDEAVKEEDFDTALEIQEEIKRRKKKID from the coding sequence ATGGATTATAAACAGCTAATCATACGCGGAATATCGTACAGCCAGACCCAATCGGGCGCTTACGCATTGCTATTGGAACATGAAGAAACAAACATTAAATTGCCCGTTGTTATCGGTAATTTTGAAGCGCAATCCATTTCTTTAGGCTTAGAAAAAGACATTCATCCGCCACGTCCGCTTACACACGATTTATTTACAAAATTTATTATTTCTACGAATTATAAATTGGTTTCGGTAATCATTTATCAGATTGTAGACGGCGTTTTCTTTTCAAATATTAATTTTAAAAATTCCGAAACCGAGGAAGAGCTGATTCTTGATGCAAGAACTTCAGATGCTGTTGCAATGGCAGTAAGATTTGATGCACCAATTTACACAACACAGCAGGTTTTAAACGAAGCCGGGATTTTATTGGAACTGGAAGAAGTAGCTAAAGAAGAAGAAACTTTTTCTGAAACAGTACAACCAGAAGACAGCTTGACGTCTGTCTCAATGGAAGAATTACAGAAATTGCTGGATGAAGCCGTAAAAGAAGAAGATTTTGATACCGCTCTTGAAATTCAGGAGGAGATCAAAAGGCGAAAAAAGAAAATAGATTAA
- a CDS encoding nucleoside permease, which produces MNLKLRLTILSFLQFFVWGAWLITMANFWFGTKQWDGTQFGAVFGTMGIASIFMPTITGIIADRWINAEKIFSALQILYGITLFILPHSDDPNSFFSVMLVAMCFYMPTIALANSISYTVLKNSNLDVVKDFPPIRVWGTVGFIVAMWITNLTGNKATEGQFYIGGVAAIILGIYALTLPKCPPQKLIDKDAPLSEQLGLNAFKLFKNYKTALFFLFSMLLGAALQLTNAYGDVFLSEFSHFPKYADSFVVQRSTIIMSISQVSETLFILAIPFFLKRFGIKRVMLFSMFAWVLRFGFFAYGVPEGYGLGLIIMSCIVYGMAFDFFNISGSLFVETTTDKKIRSSAQGLFMMMTNGFGAVFGSYIAGWAIDKFFTHRFTTAAELSTYLETTPDNQSFLDILKNSFNSVVNADGTLSTVVMMKDWHHIWLSFAAYALVLSILFWVLFKHKHDPKAVENISH; this is translated from the coding sequence ATGAATTTAAAATTACGATTGACCATCCTCAGCTTTCTCCAGTTTTTTGTTTGGGGAGCCTGGCTTATTACGATGGCAAATTTTTGGTTCGGAACAAAACAGTGGGACGGAACGCAGTTCGGTGCTGTTTTTGGAACCATGGGAATTGCTTCGATTTTTATGCCGACCATCACCGGAATTATTGCTGACCGATGGATAAATGCCGAAAAAATATTTTCTGCCTTACAGATTCTTTACGGAATCACCCTTTTTATTTTACCGCATAGTGACGATCCCAACTCATTCTTTTCTGTAATGTTGGTCGCAATGTGCTTTTATATGCCTACAATTGCTTTGGCAAACTCTATTTCTTATACGGTTTTAAAGAACAGTAATTTAGATGTTGTAAAAGATTTCCCACCCATCAGAGTTTGGGGAACTGTAGGATTTATTGTTGCAATGTGGATTACCAATCTTACAGGAAACAAAGCGACAGAAGGTCAATTCTATATTGGTGGAGTTGCAGCAATCATTCTTGGAATTTATGCTTTAACATTACCAAAATGTCCACCTCAGAAACTCATTGATAAAGATGCGCCTTTATCTGAACAACTTGGGTTAAATGCTTTTAAGCTTTTCAAAAACTATAAAACAGCATTATTTTTCTTGTTTTCAATGCTTTTGGGAGCAGCTTTACAGTTGACAAACGCTTATGGAGATGTATTTTTGAGTGAGTTTTCACACTTTCCGAAATATGCAGATTCTTTTGTAGTACAGAGATCAACGATTATTATGTCGATTTCTCAGGTTTCAGAGACCTTATTTATTTTGGCAATTCCGTTTTTCCTGAAAAGATTTGGGATTAAAAGAGTAATGCTTTTCTCAATGTTTGCCTGGGTTTTAAGATTCGGATTCTTTGCTTATGGCGTTCCTGAAGGTTACGGTTTGGGTTTAATTATCATGTCGTGTATTGTATACGGAATGGCATTCGATTTCTTTAATATTTCAGGTTCTCTTTTTGTTGAGACTACTACAGATAAAAAAATCCGTTCTTCGGCACAAGGTTTATTTATGATGATGACCAACGGTTTTGGAGCGGTTTTCGGAAGTTATATTGCAGGTTGGGCGATTGATAAATTTTTCACACATAGATTTACAACAGCAGCTGAGTTATCAACTTACCTTGAAACAACACCAGATAATCAGTCATTTTTAGATATTCTTAAAAATAGTTTTAATTCTGTGGTAAATGCAGACGGAACTTTATCAACAGTAGTGATGATGAAAGACTGGCATCATATCTGGCTTTCTTTTGCAGCTTATGCTTTGGTTCTTTCTATCCTTTTTTGGGTATTATTTAAACATAAACACGATCCTAAAGCTGTCGAAAATATTAGTCATTAA
- a CDS encoding RNA polymerase sigma factor — protein sequence MKHLEENFKLAKKYDRRAQKALYDLFSAKMLAVANSYTNNIHDAEDVLLNAFLKCFNKINDCKDWKSFPFWLRKIVVNDSISFIRRNKNILYTDIEVADEFSEEELDDNLSEINIEEIFSKMPTGYRLIFNLYVFEDKKHQEIAEILNISEGTSKSQLSKAKK from the coding sequence ATGAAGCATTTAGAAGAGAATTTTAAACTTGCTAAAAAATACGATCGGAGAGCTCAGAAAGCACTTTACGATTTATTTTCAGCTAAAATGTTGGCGGTTGCAAATTCTTATACTAATAATATTCATGATGCAGAAGATGTTTTGTTGAATGCTTTTCTGAAATGTTTCAATAAAATCAACGATTGCAAAGATTGGAAAAGCTTTCCGTTTTGGCTGAGAAAAATTGTAGTAAATGACTCAATATCCTTTATCAGGAGAAACAAGAATATTTTGTACACAGATATTGAAGTTGCTGATGAATTTTCTGAAGAAGAACTGGATGACAATTTAAGTGAAATCAATATCGAAGAAATTTTTTCTAAAATGCCGACGGGTTACCGATTGATTTTTAATCTCTACGTTTTTGAAGATAAAAAACATCAGGAAATCGCAGAAATTCTGAATATTTCAGAAGGTACAAGTAAAAGTCAGCTCAGCAAAGCCAAAAAATGA
- a CDS encoding acetyl-CoA C-acyltransferase: MKEVFIVSAVRTPIGSFMGSLATVPATKLGAAAVKGALDKINLDPKNIQEIYMGNVLQAGEGQAPARQVALGAGLSNETPSTTINKVCASGMKAVSMAAQAIKAGDADVIVAGGMENMSMVPHYYNARNATKLGDVKMQDGMILDGLTDVYNKVHMGVCAEKCATDYSITREDQDNFAIQSYTRSAKAWSEGKFAEEVVPVSIPQRKGDPIIFAEDEEYKAVNFDRLPTLPTVFKKEEGTVTAANASTLNDGASALILVSKEKMEELGLKPLAKIVSYADAAHEPENFTTAPAKALPIALKKAGLEISDIDFFEFNEAFSVVGLANNKILGLDAAKVNVNGGAVALGHPLGSSGSRIIVTLINVLKQNNAKYGAAAICNGGGGASAIVIENI; this comes from the coding sequence ATGAAAGAAGTATTCATCGTTTCCGCAGTAAGAACTCCAATAGGAAGTTTTATGGGTAGTTTGGCTACAGTTCCTGCTACAAAATTGGGCGCTGCAGCGGTAAAAGGAGCATTAGATAAAATTAATCTAGATCCTAAAAACATTCAGGAAATCTATATGGGGAATGTTCTTCAGGCAGGCGAAGGTCAGGCTCCGGCAAGACAGGTTGCTTTAGGAGCAGGGTTGTCAAACGAAACTCCATCTACAACTATAAATAAAGTTTGTGCTTCAGGAATGAAAGCTGTTTCAATGGCTGCACAGGCAATTAAAGCTGGTGATGCAGACGTAATTGTTGCAGGAGGTATGGAAAACATGTCGATGGTTCCTCATTACTATAATGCAAGAAATGCTACAAAATTAGGTGATGTAAAAATGCAGGACGGAATGATTTTAGACGGTCTTACAGACGTTTACAACAAAGTTCACATGGGAGTTTGCGCAGAAAAATGTGCAACAGATTATAGCATTACAAGAGAAGATCAGGATAATTTTGCAATACAATCTTACACAAGATCTGCAAAAGCTTGGAGCGAAGGGAAATTCGCTGAAGAAGTTGTTCCCGTTTCAATTCCACAAAGAAAAGGTGATCCTATCATTTTCGCTGAAGATGAAGAATATAAAGCGGTAAATTTCGACAGACTTCCTACACTTCCTACCGTTTTCAAAAAAGAAGAAGGAACGGTTACTGCAGCTAACGCATCTACTTTAAATGACGGTGCTTCTGCTTTAATTCTTGTTTCTAAAGAGAAAATGGAAGAATTAGGATTGAAGCCTTTAGCAAAAATCGTTTCTTATGCTGATGCAGCTCACGAGCCTGAGAACTTTACAACAGCTCCGGCAAAAGCTTTACCAATCGCTCTTAAAAAAGCAGGTTTGGAAATTTCAGATATCGATTTCTTCGAATTTAATGAGGCTTTCTCTGTAGTTGGTTTGGCAAACAATAAAATCTTAGGATTAGATGCTGCTAAAGTAAACGTAAACGGTGGAGCGGTAGCTTTAGGACATCCACTTGGAAGTTCTGGTTCAAGAATCATTGTTACATTGATTAATGTTTTAAAACAAAATAACGCTAAATATGGCGCTGCAGCTATCTGTAACGGTGGTGGTGGTGCTTCGGCAATCGTTATTGAAAATATATAA